One genomic segment of [Phormidium] sp. ETS-05 includes these proteins:
- a CDS encoding MBL fold metallo-hydrolase, with the protein MVLEILPYGVGHADEGICLLLRIGPYRILLDCGLENIDILKPPELEGEENATEQLPADLVFCSHAHPDHAKGLLALHKSFPDLPVYATEVTCELLPLNWLGEEGQKQVFCMALPWRKPVELLEGLTAELFRCGHLPGAAAILLTYRSSTGENLGQPLSVLYTGDFLLSNSRLVEGLPLEELRGLQPQVLILEGSYGTSRLQRRRVQENQLAERIYQAIASGYSVLLPTPALGMGQELLILLRSHHQFTGRDLDIWVDGKVAAGCDAYLEILPQLPASVQNFARHQPLFWDDRVRPRVRRFSAENYPVGANDANPQLGTTPAIVLTDTNADISRYCQPNTGPWLVLLPEKPGFRRSDANSTINNPNLQVETYLLSEHADASGTTQLVHNLRPQHVIFIHGSPNYLADLANLDELRSRYHLHTPTAGTLVELPIGDTPILADIADTTYEGELTEESGVVTITITNQIGNDPRWKNFADTGLVQARWQGEELVLRGISQRELLTQGSDARVSPEYSCCGNCLYYRGMRCWNQASPLFGFKVTPDGYCPVFERATPSFMDSDATTLDNTDFPGNTAEG; encoded by the coding sequence ATGGTTCTGGAGATATTACCGTATGGCGTCGGCCATGCCGATGAAGGAATCTGCTTATTGCTGCGAATCGGTCCCTACCGGATTCTGCTAGACTGCGGTTTGGAAAATATCGACATCCTGAAACCGCCAGAATTGGAGGGGGAAGAAAACGCCACAGAGCAATTACCAGCAGATTTGGTGTTCTGTTCCCACGCCCACCCGGACCACGCCAAAGGCTTGCTGGCTCTGCATAAGTCTTTTCCAGATTTACCTGTATATGCCACAGAAGTGACCTGCGAGCTGTTACCGCTGAACTGGCTGGGAGAAGAAGGGCAAAAGCAGGTATTCTGTATGGCCTTGCCGTGGCGAAAGCCCGTAGAGTTATTAGAAGGGCTGACCGCCGAACTATTCCGCTGCGGTCACTTACCGGGAGCGGCGGCGATATTACTGACGTATAGAAGCTCTACAGGGGAAAACCTTGGTCAACCCCTGAGCGTTCTATATACGGGTGATTTTTTACTATCCAACTCCCGCTTGGTGGAGGGGTTGCCCCTGGAAGAGTTGCGGGGGTTGCAACCACAGGTTTTGATTTTAGAGGGGAGTTATGGCACTTCCCGGTTGCAGCGGCGGCGGGTGCAGGAAAACCAACTGGCGGAGCGAATTTATCAGGCGATCGCCTCGGGATATTCCGTGTTACTGCCCACACCAGCTCTGGGAATGGGACAAGAACTGCTAATTTTGCTGCGCTCCCACCATCAATTCACCGGAAGAGATTTGGATATCTGGGTGGATGGCAAAGTTGCCGCCGGTTGCGACGCTTATTTAGAGATTTTGCCGCAACTGCCTGCATCAGTGCAGAATTTTGCTCGCCATCAGCCTTTATTTTGGGACGATCGAGTGCGTCCCCGAGTCCGCCGTTTCAGTGCAGAAAACTATCCTGTGGGGGCGAATGACGCCAACCCCCAACTCGGAACCACCCCCGCGATCGTCCTTACGGATACCAACGCCGATATCAGCCGTTACTGCCAACCAAATACCGGTCCTTGGTTGGTATTGCTGCCGGAAAAACCCGGTTTTCGCCGTTCTGATGCCAACTCCACCATCAACAACCCCAACTTACAGGTAGAAACCTATTTACTCTCAGAACACGCCGACGCATCGGGAACCACCCAGCTCGTTCACAACCTCCGGCCCCAACACGTGATTTTCATCCACGGTTCCCCCAATTATTTAGCCGACTTGGCGAATTTGGACGAACTGCGATCGCGCTATCACTTGCACACCCCCACCGCCGGGACCCTCGTCGAACTGCCGATCGGAGATACCCCCATACTCGCCGATATTGCCGATACCACCTATGAAGGAGAACTCACCGAAGAATCCGGCGTAGTGACAATTACCATTACCAATCAAATTGGGAACGACCCGCGCTGGAAAAACTTTGCCGACACCGGTTTAGTCCAAGCACGTTGGCAAGGGGAAGAGCTAGTATTGCGTGGGATTTCCCAAAGAGAGCTACTCACCCAAGGTAGCGATGCCCGAGTATCCCCAGAATACTCCTGCTGCGGTAACTGCCTTTACTACCGAGGAATGCGCTGCTGGAACCAAGCCTCACCATTATTTGGCTTCAAGGTAACTCCCGATGGTTACTGTCCCGTTTTTGAACGAGCCACACCTTCATTTATGGACTCAGATGCCACCACTTTAGACAACACCGATTTTCCCGGAAATACAGCGGAAGGTTAG
- a CDS encoding glycerol acyltransferase — MPQWEWLYHHYFRVQTDGWHHVPATGKALVVGSHNGGLAAPDMFMFMYDWFRRFGYERLSYGLMHPNVWKVFPDQAKLSVQCGAIVAHPKMAFAALERDAMVTVYPGGAYDVFRPHSMRDKIYFAGNKAFIKVALIAEVPIIPIISHGAHDTIIVLGEFYEQARQLHQSLGVPWLCGVDPVVFPIYLGLPWGIGLGPLPNIPLPAQIHTRVCQPIVFEKYGRKAAKDRDYVDACYNQVLGQMQHSLDQLVREHR; from the coding sequence ATGCCTCAATGGGAATGGCTTTACCATCACTACTTTCGGGTGCAAACTGATGGTTGGCATCACGTACCTGCGACGGGCAAGGCATTAGTAGTGGGTTCCCATAACGGCGGGTTGGCTGCCCCGGATATGTTCATGTTTATGTATGACTGGTTTCGCCGCTTTGGATATGAACGCCTCTCCTATGGCTTGATGCACCCTAATGTATGGAAGGTGTTTCCAGACCAGGCAAAGCTGTCAGTACAATGTGGGGCGATCGTCGCTCACCCGAAAATGGCATTCGCCGCATTGGAACGAGATGCAATGGTAACAGTTTACCCCGGCGGTGCCTATGACGTTTTCCGTCCCCACTCCATGCGGGATAAAATCTACTTTGCCGGTAACAAAGCATTCATTAAAGTAGCTTTAATCGCTGAAGTCCCCATCATCCCCATAATTTCTCATGGTGCCCATGATACCATAATCGTATTAGGAGAATTCTACGAACAAGCTCGCCAACTCCATCAATCTCTAGGCGTCCCCTGGTTGTGCGGCGTCGATCCAGTGGTGTTTCCCATTTATTTGGGTTTACCTTGGGGCATCGGTCTCGGTCCCCTGCCCAATATTCCTCTCCCAGCCCAAATTCACACCCGCGTTTGTCAGCCGATAGTTTTTGAAAAATATGGCAGAAAAGCTGCTAAAGATAGAGATTATGTTGATGCCTGCTATAATCAAGTATTAGGGCAGATGCAGCATTCATTAGACCAACTGGTGCGGGAACACCGCTGA